The Spirosoma foliorum genome has a window encoding:
- a CDS encoding type II toxin-antitoxin system VapB family antitoxin gives MRTNINISDKLLEEAMQLSHAKTKKEVVEQALENYVNMLNRKQILEWPGKVHWEGDLEQMRAEK, from the coding sequence ATGAGAACAAATATTAACATCAGTGATAAGTTGCTTGAGGAAGCAATGCAGTTGAGTCATGCCAAAACAAAAAAAGAAGTGGTTGAACAAGCACTGGAGAACTATGTGAATATGCTCAATCGCAAACAGATTTTAGAGTGGCCAGGCAAAGTTCATTGGGAGGGCGATCTTGAACAAATGAGAGCTGAAAAATAA